A stretch of Gambusia affinis linkage group LG10, SWU_Gaff_1.0, whole genome shotgun sequence DNA encodes these proteins:
- the prdx6 gene encoding peroxiredoxin-6: MPGILLGEVFPNFEADTTSGRIKFHDFLGDSWGILFSHPADYTPVCTTELSRAAKLTDEFKKRGVKMIALSIDSIEDHKKWSKDVMAYGNDAGTPLPFPIIADDKRELSVQLGMLDPDERNKDGLPLTARCVFVIGPDKKLKLSILYPATTGRNFDEILRAIDSLQLTAQKKVATPVDWKPGEKVMVIPSLPDSEASALFPNGVTTKEMPSGKKYLRYTQI; the protein is encoded by the exons ATGCCTGGGATTCTGCTAGGAGAAGTGTTCCCAAACTTTGAGGCGGATACGACCTCCGGAAGGATTAAATTTCACGATTTTCTGGGCGACTC gtgGGGCATCTTGTTTTCCCACCCGGCGGATTACACTCCCGTCTGCACCACTGAGCTCTCGCGCGCCGCCAAGCTCACCGATGAGTTCAAGAAGCGCGGGGTGAAGATGATCGCCCTGTCCATCGACAGCATTGAGGATCACAAGAAATGGAGCAAG GATGTGATGGCGTATGGCAACGACGCCGGCACCCCTCTGCCTTTCCCCATCATCGCCGATGACAAGCGAGAACTGTCGGTCCAGCTGGGCATGCTGGACCCCGACGAAAGGAACAAGGATGGACTACCCCTGACTGCTCGCTGC GTGTTTGTGATCGGCCCGGACAAGAAGCTGAAGCTGTCCATCCTCTACCCTGCCACCACCGGGAGGAACTTTGACGAGATCCTCAGAGCCATCGACTCTCTGCAGCTGACGGCGCAGAAGAAGGTGGCCACGCCCGTCGACTGGAAG CCTGGTGAGAAAGTCATGGTCATTCCTTCACTTCCCGATTCCGAAGCTTCCGCTCTCTTCCCCAACGGAGTAACAACCAAAGAGATGCCTTCTGGGAAAAAATACCTGCGCTACACTCAGATCTGA
- the plpp6 gene encoding phospholipid phosphatase 6, translating into MPSPKAKNAGRRDGSPVLGSNFDFVSLTKPLNRSSPPHLLQRQGSDPTTARLRASESPSRRRGSGSSTGSASGQGPPEEDGIRLNPSLIGISLSSLLAIDLWLSKRLSVCACEDSSWGSARPLMKLIEVSGHGIPWLAGAAYSMYKSDSAAGQEVMLNLLMGLLLDVILVGAVKAVVRRRRPAHNQMDMFATFSVDRYSFPSGHATRAAMCGRFLLAHLVLAAPLRVLVLLWVGLVGLSRVLLGRHHVTDVLFGFWMGYCQYKLVEILWLSPQTLQGLLGHLT; encoded by the exons ATGCCTTCTCCAAAGGCTAAAAACGCCGGTCGCAGGGATGGCAGCCCGGTGCTCGGCAGTAACTTCGATTTCGTGTCGCTGACCAAGCCGCTGAACCGCTCCTCCCCGCCGCACCTCCTCCAGCGACAGGGCTCCGACCCGACCACCGCTCGCCTCCGGGCCTCGGAGAGCCCCTCGCGTCGCCGAGGCTCCGGCTCCTCCACGGGCTCGGCGAGCGGCCAGGGGCCACCTGAGGAAGACGGCATACGGCTCAACCCGTCCCTCATCGGCATCTCGCTCAGCTCCTTGCTCGCCATCGACCTTTGGCTGTCCAAGCGGCTCAGCGTGTGCGCCTGCGAGGACTCGTCGTGGGGCAGCGCGCGCCCCTTGATGAAGCTGATCGAGGTATCCGGACATGGCATCCCGTGGCTGGCAGGCGCTGCTTACTCCATGTACAAGAGCGACAGTGCTGCAGGACAGGAAGTCATGCTCAACCTGCTCATGG GCCTTCTGCTGGACGTCATCCTGGTCGGCGCGGTCAAAGCGGTGGTGCGTCGGCGTCGGCCGGCTCATAACCAAATGGACATGTTTGCCACCTTCTCCGTGGACCGCTACTCCTTCCCCTCCGGCCACGCCACCCGAGCCGCCATGTGCGGCCGCTTCCTGCTGGCCCACCTGGTGCTGGCTGCGCCGCTCAGGGTCCTGGTGCTGCTGTGGGTGGGCCTGGTGGGGCTCAGCCGGGTGCTGCTGGGCAGGCACCATGTTACCGATGTGCTGTTTGGGTTTTGGATGGGGTACTGCCAGTACAAACTGGTGGAGATACTGTGGCTCTCTCCTCAAACTCTACAGGGGCTGCTAGGGCATTTAACTTAG